The Streptomyces sp. V4I8 genome includes the window ATCCAGGATCGCCACGGAGGTGTGCGAGTAGGCGCCGGGGTTGATCACGATACCGCAGTGGTTCAGCCGTGCCTCGTGGATCCAGTCCACCAACTCACCCTCGTGGTTGGACTGCCGGAAGTCGATCGTGCCGCCGTGCGCGGCCGCCGCCTTGGCGCACAGGGCCTCCACGTCGGCCAGGGTCTCGGAGCCGTAGATCTCCGGCTGACGCTGGCCGAGCAGGTTCAGGTTGGGGCCGTTGAGGATCATGATCGGGGCGTTGGCCAGGGTGCGGGGCACGGTTCCTCCGGTCCGTTCGGGGCTCGCGCGGTCCGTCGATGACCGCTGCTCAGCCCCCGGTTTATCACGGTGCGTGGATGACGCCGTGCGCCATACCCTCCCGGTATGACCACGATCTCGTATCCGCCCAAGCCCTCCCCTGGCGACCGCGTAGCAGTCATCTCGCCCGGCGCGGGCCTGCCCGGACTCTTCCCGCGCCCCTTCGAACTGGGCCTGGAGCGGCTGCGCAAGGACTTCGAGCTCGAACCGGTCGAGTATCCGGCCACCCGCAAGATGGGCTCGACGCCGCAGGAACGAGCCGACGACATCCACGCCGCGTTCGCCGACCCGGACATCAAGGCGGTCATAGCGTCCATCGGCGGCGACGACCAGATCACCGTGCTGCCGCTGCTGGACCGCGAGTTGATCCGGGCCAACCC containing:
- the aroQ gene encoding type II 3-dehydroquinate dehydratase yields the protein MPRTLANAPIMILNGPNLNLLGQRQPEIYGSETLADVEALCAKAAAAHGGTIDFRQSNHEGELVDWIHEARLNHCGIVINPGAYSHTSVAILDALNACDGLPVLEVHISNIHKRESFRHHSYVSLRADGVIAGCGVQGYAFGVERVAALAGAANT